One Hippoglossus hippoglossus isolate fHipHip1 chromosome 5, fHipHip1.pri, whole genome shotgun sequence genomic window carries:
- the ipo9 gene encoding importin-9, with translation MSAAGSARSGPAAGPVQQGLKEALIETLTAILSPVQEVRAAAEEQVKVLEVTEEFGVHLAELTVDPQGALAIRQLASVILKQYVETHWCSQSEKFRPPETTDQAKAAIRELLPGGLRESISKVRSSVAYAVSAIAHWDWPEAWPQLFTLLMEMLVSGEVSAVHGAMRVLTEFTREVTDTQMPLVAPVILPEMYKIFTMAEVYSIRTRSRAVEIFTTCANLICAIEELEKGAAKALIFPVVQQFTVAFVQALQMPDGPSSDSGLKMEVLKAVTALVKNFPKPMVSSMQQILPIVWNTLTESAAFYVRTEVNYTEEVDDPVDSDGEVLGFENLVFSIFEFVHTLLENNKFKSTVKKALPELIYYVILYMQITEDQIKVWTANPQQFVEDEDDDTFSYSVRISAQDLLLAVAAEFQNESAAALAAAATRHLQEAEQARNSGNEHWWKIHEACMLALGSVKTIITENVKNGRIQFDMHGFLASVILADLNLAAASPFLLGRALWAASRFTAAMSPELIQQFLQATVSGLHDSQPPSVRISAVRAIWGYCDQLKLSDSTHVLQPFLPSILEGLVQLAAQFSSEVLTLVMETLCIVCTVDPAFTTSAENKICPLTIAIFLKYNNDPVVASLAQDIFKELAQIEGCQGPMQMRLIPTLVSIMQAPPDKIPSGLCATSIDILTTVVRNTKPPPSEMLVCQAFPVVAQCTLRTDDNTIMQNGGECLRAYVSVGLEQIAQWRDEQGNSGLWYVMQVVNQLLDPRTSEFTAAFVGRLVSTLISRAGTELGEQLDQILRAILSKMQQAETLSVMQSLIMVFAHLVHSQLEPLLEFLCSLPGPTGKPALEFVMTEWMSRQHLFYGQYEGKVSTVALCKLLQHGLNTDDKRLQDIVVKGEEIYSHEDGIRTRSKSAKTPERWTNIPLLVKIFKLIINELSTVVEANASRTNAGDWTQDSSGMWEEEEEAEDDEEEDDGLAGQLLSDLIASNKYDDDYYEDDDEDDPDALKDPIYQIDLQAYLTDFLTQFAQQPCYSMFSGHLNNAERQTLQSIGL, from the exons ATGAGTGCGGCGGGTAGTGCTCGGTCCGGTCCGGCGGCCGGTCCCGTCCAGCAGGGGCTGAAGGAGGCGCTGATCGAGACGCTGACCGCCATCCTGTCCCCGGTGCAGGAGGTGCGCGCCGCCGCGGAGGAGCAGGTCAAAGTGCTGGAAGTGACAGAGG AGTTTGGCGTCCACTTGGCTGAACTCACAGTTGATCCTCAGGGAGCACTCGCCATCCGTCAG TTAGCATCAGTCATCCTGAAGCAGTATGTGGAGACTCACTGGTGTTCCCAGTCAGAGAAGTTCAGGCCTCCTGAAACCACAGATCAG gctAAAGCTGCCATCAGGGAGCTGCTGCCGGGCGGCCTGCGAGAGTCGATCAGCAAAGTCCGCTCCAGTGTCGCCTACGCCGTGTCGGCCATCGCCCACTGGGACTGGCCTGAGGCCTGGCCGCAGCTCTTCACTCTGCTGATGGAGATGCTGGTCAGCGGAGAAGTCAGTGCAGTGCACGGGGCCATGAGGGTCCTCACAG AGTTTACTCGGGAGGTGACAGATACACAGATGCCGCTGGTGGCTCCGGTCATCCTTCCTGAAATGTACAAGATCTTCACCATGGCCGAG GTTTACAGTATTCGTACCCGTTCCAGAGCAGTGGAGATATTTACCACCTGTGCCAACCTCATCTGTGCTATTGAAGAGCTGGAGAAG ggtgcAGCCAAAGCGTTGATCTTCCCTGTGGTGCAGCAGTTCACAGTAGCGTTTGTGCAGGCTCTCCAGATGCCTGATGGACCCTCGTCTGACAGTGGTCTAAAGATGGAAGTGCTCAAG GCTGTGACAGCGTTGGTTAAGAACTTCCCCAAACCCATGGTGTCCTCCATGCAGCAGATATTACCCATCGTGTggaacacactgactgaaagtGCAGCTTT TTATGTAAGAACAGAAGTCAACTACACAGAGGAAGTGGACGACCCAGTGGACTCAGATG gTGAAGTTCTGGGTTTTGAAAATCTTGTGTTCAGCATCTTCGAGTTCGTCCACACGCTGCTGGAAAACAACAAGTTCAAGAGCACAGTGAAGAAAGCGCTGCCTGAGCTCATCTACTACGTCATCCTGTACATGCAGATCACTGAGGACCAG ATCAAAGTGTGGACGGCGAACCCGCAGCAGTTTGTGGAGGATGAGGACGATGACACTTTCTCCTACTCGGTCAGGATCTCTGCTCAGGACCTGCTGCTG gctgtggctgcagagtttCAGAATGAGAGCGCAGCAGCGTTGGCAGCGGCAGCGACCAGACACCTGCAGGAGGCGGAGCAAGCTCGAAACAGTGGCAACGAGCactg GTGGAAGATCCATGAGGCCTGTATGTTGGCTCTCGGCTCTGTCAAAACCATCATCACAGAGAACGTGAAGAACGGTCGTATCCAGTTTGACATGCACGGGTTCCTGGCCAGCGTTATCCTCGCTGATCTCAACCTGGCAG CGGCGTCTCCGTTCCTGCTCGGTCGGGCTCTATGGGCCGCCAGTCGCTTCACAGCAGCCATGTCTCCTGAGCTCATCCAGCAGTTCCTCCAGGCCACCGTCAGCGGGCTTCACGACAGCCAGCCGCCCTCCGTCCGCATCTCTGCGGTCAGGGCCATCTGGGG GTACTGTGATCAGTTGAAGTTGTCTGACAGCACCCACGTCCTTCAGCCCTTCCTCCCCAGCATCCTCGAGGGACTGGTCCAACTGGCTGCCCAGTTCAGCTCAGAGGTGCTGACCCTCGTCATGGAGACGCTGTGCATCGTCTGCACCGTCGACCCGGCCTTTACCACCAGCGCCGAGAACAAGATCTGCCCCCTCACCATTGCTATTTTCCTTAAATATAACAATG acCCTGTGGTGGCGTCTCTGGCTCAGGACATCTTTAAGGAGCTGGCACAGATCGAAGGCTGCCAGGGCCCCATGCAGATGCGTCTCATCCCCACGCTGGTCAGCATCATGCAGGCTCCGCCCGACAAGATCCCATCTGGACTCTGCGCA ACGTCCATAGACATCCTGACCACAGTCGTACGCAACACCAAACCCCCCCCGTCAGAGATGCTGGTGTGCCAGGCCTTCCCTGTGGTGGCACAGTGCACCTTACGGACCGATGACAACACAATAATGCAG AACGGCGGTGAGTGCCTGCGGGCGTACGTCTCTGTCGGCTTGGAGCAGATCGCCCAGTGGAGGGACGAGCAGGGGAACAGTGGCCTCTGGTACGTCATGCAGGTGGTCAACCAACTGCTGGACCCCCGGACCTCTGAGTTCACTGCTGCCTTCGTGGGCAGGCTGGTCTCCACTCTGATCTCTCGGGCAGGAACCGAGCTTGGGGAACAGCTGGACCAGATCCTCCGAGCGATTCTGAGCAAGATGCAGCAAGCCGAGACTCTGAGCGTCATGCAG TCCCTGATCATGGTGTTTGCTCACCTGGTTCACTCTCAGCTGGAGCCTCTGCTGGAGTTCCTGTGCAGTCTGCCTGGGCCGACGGGGAAACCCGCTCTGGAGTTTGTGATGACGGAGTGGATGAGCAGACAGCACCTGTTCTATGGACAGTACGAGGGTAAAGTCAG CACGGTGGCGCTGtgcaaactgctgcagcacGGTCTCAACACTGACGACAAACGTCTCCAGGACATCGTGGTGAAGGGAGAGGAGATCTACAGTCATGAGGACGGCATCCGAACACGATCCAAATCTGCCAAAA ccccgGAGCGGTGGACCAACATTCCTTTGCTAGTGAAGATTTTTAAATTGATCATCAATGAGCTGTCGACAGTAGTGGAGGCGAACGCCAGCCGGACGAACGCAGGAGACTGGACCCAAG actCCAGCGGtatgtgggaggaggaggaagaggccgaggatgacgaggaggaagatgacGGACTAGCAGGGCAGCTGCTTTCTGATCTCATTGCCTCCAACAAATATG atgatgattattatgaggatgatgatgaggatgatccAGATGCATTGAAAGACCCCATTTATCAGATTGATTTACAG GCTTACCTGACAGACTTCCTGACGCAGTTCGCCCAGCAGCCGTGTTACAGCATGTTCTCAGGCCACCTCAACAACGCCGAGCGACAAACCCTGCAGTCGATAGGCCTCTag